In Corallococcus macrosporus, one DNA window encodes the following:
- a CDS encoding IS5 family transposase (programmed frameshift): MVRELVPDAFWQRVAPLLPPPRPKKKMGRPRADDRAALEAIVFVLRSGIPWEMLPRKQFGLSGMTAWRRLEEWTRAGVWEQLQARLLDELGLRGKVDFSRVSIDSSSVRASKRGPFTGPSPTDRAKAGSKHHLLVDAQGLPLTESVTAANVHDTHEFFPLIDSVPAVRMPSGQRRLRPTKLHADKAYASRKNRQGLRLRGIVARIARPGVESKERLGRYRWVVERTLAWKNQLRRLRVRDERRDDVHFGLLVLGCCVMLLRRLCPGIC, translated from the exons ATGGTCCGTGAACTCGTCCCCGACGCCTTCTGGCAGCGCGTGGCACCGCTGCTGCCTCCGCCTCGGCCCAAGAAGAAGATGGGCCGCCCTCGTGCGGACGACCGGGCGGCGCTGGAGGCCATCGTCTTCGTGCTGAGGAGCGGCATCCCTTGGGAGATGCTGCCTCGCAAGCAGTTCGGCCTGTCGGGCATGACAGCCTGGCGCAGGTTGGAGGAATGGACCCGGGCCGGCGTGTGGGAACAGCTTCAGGCGCGGCTGCTGGATGAGCTGGGACTGCGCGGCAAGGTGGACTTCTCGCGAGTCTCCATCGACTCCTCGTCCGTGCGGGCGTCAAAAAGGGGGCCCT TCACGGGCCCAAGCCCGACGGATAGAGCGAAGGCGGGTAGCAAGCATCATCTTCTCGTAGACGCCCAGGGACTGCCGCTCACCGAGTCCGTGACGGCCGCCAACGTCCACGACACGCACGAGTTCTTCCCGCTCATCGACTCCGTGCCCGCGGTGAGGATGCCTTCGGGACAGCGAAGACTGCGCCCCACCAAGCTGCACGCCGACAAAGCCTATGCCTCCAGGAAGAACCGGCAGGGGCTGCGCCTGCGAGGCATCGTCGCTCGCATCGCGCGTCCAGGCGTCGAGTCCAAGGAGCGACTGGGGCGCTATCGATGGGTCGTGGAACGCACGCTGGCTTGGAAGAACCAGTTGCGCCGTCTCCGTGTCCGCGACGAGCGCAGGGACGACGTGCACTTTGGGCTCCTCGTCCTCGGTTGCTGCGTCATGCTCCTACGACGCCTCTGTCCTGGCATTTGTTAG
- a CDS encoding serine/threonine protein kinase, which produces MAAPCPHCGSTEGQDHLCAAQSLQLLGQVLDGRYKIESVLGQGGMGMVFRATQTSVQRPVAVKTLNPSLAAAPQFFERFRREAEIASRLRHPNVITIFDFGRAADGTCYYVMELLKGESLKELVKREGPMTLRRAVNLLEQATLGLAHAHEEGCVHRDLKPHNIMVQALDGKDFVKVLDFGLVKALEQDEEEQLTSTGQVLGTPQYMPPEQAGGESVDQRSDLYSMAGVLYFCLTGSSPYGANTVRKALTASLTQPVPPVNSKRQGAPVPPELDAFFAKALAPEKEDRYQNAQEFIDALLDAVEGLSAEELDAHPTGGTAGTERGTGSRSRPGAGSGSRAGSGSRLGSGSRAGRAPAAGKTGSRMGLAPPPRGTTPAGAQAPRATGNAHSPAPAAQRARPSAPRQVEPELPPPPKGMSAGMKAALIGVPLLLIGAGVAVVMARGGGNETPPAPVGMTPPPRAPVEAPPSRVQEPAATPPPAALPQDVTVEFTSTPSGAAIFDGEAQIGTTPTKLMLPREKASVLRFKLAGHQDQEKRLDYSRLADTAEQHVNVRLDPVRTAPPPRPTKPSKAGGNDPGIGVFE; this is translated from the coding sequence ATGGCCGCCCCCTGCCCCCACTGCGGTAGTACCGAAGGTCAAGATCACCTGTGCGCGGCGCAGAGTCTCCAGCTCCTGGGCCAGGTGCTGGACGGCCGATACAAGATCGAGAGCGTCCTGGGTCAGGGCGGCATGGGCATGGTGTTCCGCGCCACGCAGACGTCGGTGCAGCGCCCGGTGGCCGTGAAGACGCTCAACCCGTCGCTCGCCGCGGCGCCCCAGTTCTTCGAGCGCTTCCGCCGCGAGGCGGAGATCGCCAGCCGGCTGCGGCACCCGAACGTCATCACCATCTTCGACTTCGGCCGGGCCGCGGACGGCACCTGCTACTACGTGATGGAGCTCCTCAAGGGGGAGAGCCTCAAGGAGCTGGTGAAGCGCGAAGGGCCCATGACGCTGCGCCGCGCGGTGAACCTGCTGGAGCAGGCCACGCTGGGGCTGGCGCACGCGCATGAGGAGGGTTGCGTCCACCGCGACCTGAAGCCGCACAACATCATGGTCCAGGCGCTCGACGGGAAGGACTTCGTCAAGGTGCTGGACTTCGGTCTGGTGAAGGCGCTGGAGCAGGACGAGGAGGAGCAGCTCACCTCCACGGGCCAGGTGCTGGGCACCCCGCAGTACATGCCGCCCGAGCAGGCCGGCGGCGAGTCCGTGGACCAGCGCTCCGACCTCTACTCGATGGCGGGCGTGCTGTACTTCTGCCTCACGGGCAGCTCGCCGTACGGCGCGAACACGGTGCGCAAGGCGCTGACGGCGTCGCTGACGCAGCCCGTGCCCCCGGTGAACAGCAAGCGCCAGGGCGCGCCGGTGCCCCCGGAGCTGGACGCCTTCTTCGCCAAGGCGCTCGCGCCGGAGAAGGAGGACCGGTACCAGAACGCGCAGGAGTTCATCGACGCGCTGCTGGACGCGGTGGAGGGCCTGTCCGCGGAGGAGCTGGACGCGCACCCCACGGGAGGCACGGCGGGCACCGAGCGAGGCACGGGCAGCCGCAGCCGTCCGGGAGCGGGCTCGGGAAGCCGAGCGGGCTCGGGGAGCCGGCTGGGTTCCGGAAGCCGCGCGGGCCGTGCACCGGCCGCGGGCAAGACGGGCTCCCGCATGGGCCTGGCCCCGCCGCCCCGGGGGACCACGCCGGCCGGAGCGCAGGCTCCGCGTGCGACGGGCAACGCGCACAGCCCGGCGCCCGCGGCGCAGCGGGCCCGTCCGTCCGCGCCCCGCCAGGTGGAGCCGGAGCTTCCGCCGCCGCCCAAGGGCATGTCCGCGGGCATGAAGGCCGCGCTCATCGGCGTGCCGCTGTTGTTGATTGGAGCGGGCGTGGCGGTGGTGATGGCGCGCGGAGGTGGCAATGAGACGCCTCCGGCCCCCGTGGGGATGACGCCTCCTCCGAGGGCACCCGTGGAAGCCCCGCCCTCGCGGGTGCAGGAGCCGGCGGCGACGCCTCCTCCGGCGGCGCTGCCGCAGGACGTAACGGTGGAGTTCACCTCCACGCCGTCTGGCGCGGCCATCTTCGACGGCGAGGCGCAGATCGGCACCACGCCCACGAAGCTGATGCTCCCGCGTGAGAAGGCCTCCGTGCTGCGCTTCAAGCTCGCGGGACACCAGGACCAGGAGAAGCGGCTGGACTACAGCCGGCTCGCGGACACGGCGGAACAGCACGTGAACGTGCGCCTGGACCCGGTGCGCACCGCCCCGCCGCCCCGGCCCACGAAGCCCTCGAAAGCCGGCGGCAACGACCCGGGCATCGGCGTGTTCGAGTAG
- a CDS encoding DUF1993 domain-containing protein, producing the protein MLKMAETRAPECEGKPMATSLYALSVPTFLQTVRAVSGFLDRAARHCAETGADSNDFVNARLFDDMAPFHFQVEATWHHSVWGVEALKTGVFAPPALVGPVPFADLRAMMSKAEVALEAFTPDEINRCAGKELDLQIGPRRLAFTSETFILSFSLPNFHFHAVTAYDILRSRGVPIGKRDYEGRLRTRSA; encoded by the coding sequence ATGCTGAAAATGGCGGAAACGCGAGCGCCAGAATGCGAGGGAAAACCAATGGCGACATCACTCTACGCCCTCAGCGTGCCCACCTTCCTGCAGACCGTCAGGGCCGTCTCAGGCTTTCTCGACCGCGCGGCCAGGCACTGCGCTGAGACGGGTGCTGATTCCAACGACTTCGTGAATGCGCGCCTTTTCGATGACATGGCGCCCTTCCACTTTCAGGTCGAAGCCACATGGCACCATTCCGTGTGGGGAGTGGAAGCTCTCAAGACCGGCGTGTTCGCACCGCCGGCCCTGGTCGGACCGGTCCCTTTCGCTGACCTGCGGGCGATGATGAGCAAAGCGGAAGTGGCGCTGGAGGCGTTCACGCCCGACGAGATCAACCGATGCGCGGGCAAGGAGCTGGACCTTCAGATCGGTCCGCGGAGGCTCGCCTTCACGTCGGAGACGTTCATCCTCTCGTTCTCCCTGCCGAACTTCCATTTCCACGCCGTCACTGCCTACGACATCCTCCGCTCGCGCGGTGTACCGATCGGCAAGCGTGATTACGAAGGCCGCCTGCGCACCCGATCCGCCTGA
- a CDS encoding ArsR/SmtB family transcription factor encodes MVQYASAGLDASFAALSDATRRGVLEQLGRAEASITDLAEKFNMTLTGMKKHVGVLERAGLVITEKVGRVRTCKIGPRRLEEEMAWLESYRQLWDARFDELDKVVEELKHKEQVDGRKNRE; translated from the coding sequence ATGGTTCAGTATGCAAGTGCCGGCCTTGATGCCTCGTTCGCCGCGCTCTCCGACGCCACCCGACGCGGTGTGCTGGAGCAGCTCGGGCGTGCGGAGGCGTCGATCACGGACCTCGCCGAGAAGTTCAACATGACCCTCACGGGCATGAAGAAGCACGTCGGTGTCCTGGAGCGGGCCGGGCTCGTGATCACGGAGAAGGTCGGGCGTGTGCGGACCTGCAAGATCGGCCCGCGCCGACTGGAGGAAGAGATGGCCTGGCTCGAGAGCTACCGCCAGCTCTGGGACGCACGCTTCGACGAGTTGGACAAGGTTGTCGAGGAATTGAAACACAAGGAACAGGTCGATGGACGCAAGAACAGAGAGTGA
- a CDS encoding endonuclease/exonuclease/phosphatase family protein produces the protein MSLWSPAARDAFRARVTPKPAPRPEVTPKAPAALKPPPAHLRQQDSFTPSGPARKSPMPELNPRAIHTGYDKPQQAEDLPTKKTGTAILTLNTATGAGDEYNEKTNRKAQAQLIKDSGATVVAFQEVDVNVKRSGDQNTALAIVAGVDRDFAIFQGKNSPKPVDIYADAPETAIREGVDGTTLYQTPGGTLVTGEAFSGDDQEGGIKEDTGADATYGNATYVADPDQLTEAYTVALPTRVGGPGAASADRLAALADGQLTPEERNQLHVNNEVLRHDGASEPRAALVTRVKGPDGQERTIINVHVAAGEDNKDLRDAQLAYIAQIAAAEAKGPPARDVVVMGDLNTSTTEVQEIFGQYGLQRAVGGTSGDPDEIEDFDQVWTTAGVNTQNSAQVDTGGASDHPHAGYTEIS, from the coding sequence ATGAGCCTCTGGAGCCCCGCCGCCCGCGACGCCTTCCGCGCCCGCGTCACGCCCAAGCCCGCTCCCCGCCCGGAGGTGACCCCGAAGGCCCCGGCCGCCCTCAAGCCTCCGCCCGCGCACCTCCGGCAGCAGGACTCGTTCACCCCGTCAGGCCCTGCGCGCAAGAGCCCGATGCCCGAGCTCAACCCCCGGGCCATCCACACCGGCTACGACAAGCCCCAGCAGGCGGAGGACCTGCCGACGAAGAAGACGGGCACGGCCATCCTCACCCTCAACACCGCCACAGGCGCGGGCGACGAGTACAACGAGAAGACCAACCGCAAGGCCCAGGCCCAGCTCATCAAGGACTCCGGCGCCACCGTCGTCGCGTTCCAGGAAGTGGACGTGAACGTCAAGCGCAGCGGCGACCAGAACACCGCGCTCGCCATCGTCGCTGGCGTCGACCGGGACTTCGCCATCTTCCAGGGGAAGAACAGCCCCAAGCCCGTGGACATCTACGCGGATGCGCCCGAGACCGCCATCCGAGAGGGCGTGGACGGCACCACCCTCTACCAGACGCCCGGGGGCACGCTCGTCACGGGCGAGGCCTTCTCCGGCGATGACCAGGAGGGCGGAATCAAGGAGGACACGGGCGCGGATGCCACCTACGGCAACGCCACCTACGTCGCGGATCCGGATCAGCTCACCGAGGCCTATACCGTCGCGCTGCCCACCCGCGTCGGGGGACCTGGCGCCGCCTCCGCGGACAGGCTCGCCGCCCTCGCGGACGGCCAGCTGACGCCCGAGGAGCGCAACCAGCTGCACGTCAACAACGAGGTCCTCCGCCACGACGGCGCGTCGGAGCCGCGCGCCGCGCTCGTCACCCGCGTCAAGGGACCGGACGGCCAGGAGCGCACCATCATCAACGTCCACGTCGCCGCGGGGGAGGACAACAAGGACCTGCGTGACGCGCAGCTCGCGTACATCGCGCAGATCGCCGCCGCCGAGGCCAAGGGCCCACCCGCGCGAGACGTCGTGGTGATGGGCGACCTCAACACCTCCACCACGGAGGTGCAGGAAATCTTCGGCCAGTACGGCCTGCAGCGCGCCGTGGGCGGCACGAGCGGCGACCCGGACGAAATCGAGGACTTCGACCAGGTGTGGACCACCGCCGGCGTGAACACCCAGAACAGCGCCCAGGTGGACACCGGCGGCGCGTCGGACCACCCGCACGCCGGCTACACGGAGATCAGCTGA
- a CDS encoding SRPBCC family protein encodes MKNRTIVERKSERETVVTRTVNAPARIVFEAWTKPELFKKWWVPKSMGMTLASCEMDVRIGGKYRLVFAQGMAFFGTYTEVTPHSRLVWTNEEGGDNSSVTTVTFEEKEGKTLLVVSELYASKEALDAAGGAAEALVETFEQLDELLVTLARA; translated from the coding sequence ATGAAGAACCGCACGATCGTGGAACGGAAGTCCGAGCGTGAGACCGTCGTCACGCGAACCGTCAATGCTCCGGCACGCATCGTGTTCGAGGCGTGGACGAAGCCCGAGCTGTTCAAGAAGTGGTGGGTTCCGAAGTCGATGGGAATGACCCTGGCTTCCTGCGAGATGGATGTCCGTATCGGGGGCAAATACCGTCTGGTGTTCGCTCAGGGGATGGCGTTCTTCGGGACGTACACCGAAGTGACACCGCACTCGCGCCTCGTCTGGACCAATGAGGAAGGCGGTGACAATTCGTCCGTCACCACCGTGACCTTCGAGGAAAAAGAGGGCAAGACGCTGCTGGTCGTGAGCGAGCTCTACGCCTCGAAGGAAGCGCTCGACGCTGCCGGCGGCGCGGCGGAGGCGCTGGTCGAGACGTTCGAGCAGCTGGATGAGCTTCTCGTCACCCTGGCGCGAGCGTAG
- a CDS encoding ABC-F family ATP-binding cassette domain-containing protein, with the protein MSLVIAQDISLAYGKKVLFDEDNFTLGPRDRVGLVGANGTGKSSLMKIIAGVSQPDGGTVQYSRRARAGYLPQEIAGLPEGTVVEAVMSTVPGRDSLESRLKDTEGALAASTDEEEQLELAQTLADLHAELDDFENRYGRHHAERILKGLGFKDADLSKPTQALSGGWRMRAALAGLLLQDPDLLLLDEPTNHLDVPTLAWFDGFLRRSNKAMVLISHDRDFLNRQINRVVSLEMEGVREYAGNYEDYKRQRAEEMVLLQARAEKVEQRRAELQGFIDRFGAKATKAKQAQSRAKMLAKLEKVQVLEERQTMKFRFPEVERSGRDVVLMEGITKRYGALTVYDGLNARLERGQRIAVVGANGAGKTTLLKMVAGELAPDTGKVSLGHNVVVGYYAQHHADKLDRHNTIIEEVRPLAADKPESYVRGVLGAFLFSGDDVDKPIGVLSGGERARVALAKLLLIPSNFLLMDEPTNHLDLDSSEMLIEALKLYGGTLLFVSHNRSFINNLCTHVWEVADGKLTSHPGNLDEYLYHQEQLRLAAEGADTGASNGKGGAAGSGPVSEKERKRLEAEARQRRSVVEGPIKKEIAKLEERIAKVEAEQKDREGQLADPVLYNDFARAKPLMDAHRAGKEELEDLYARWEAAQEKLAAAQA; encoded by the coding sequence ATGAGCCTCGTCATCGCCCAGGACATCAGCCTCGCCTACGGAAAGAAGGTCCTCTTCGACGAGGACAATTTCACCCTCGGTCCCAGGGACCGGGTGGGCCTGGTGGGGGCCAACGGGACGGGCAAGTCGTCCCTGATGAAGATCATCGCCGGGGTGAGCCAGCCGGACGGGGGCACCGTCCAGTACAGCCGCCGGGCCCGGGCGGGCTACCTGCCCCAGGAGATCGCCGGCCTGCCGGAGGGGACGGTGGTGGAGGCCGTCATGAGCACCGTGCCTGGCCGGGACTCGCTGGAGTCGCGCCTCAAGGACACGGAAGGAGCGCTCGCGGCCAGCACGGACGAGGAGGAGCAGTTGGAGCTGGCGCAGACGCTGGCGGACCTCCACGCGGAGCTGGACGACTTCGAGAACCGCTACGGCCGCCACCACGCCGAGCGCATCCTCAAGGGCCTGGGCTTCAAGGACGCGGACCTGTCCAAGCCCACCCAGGCGCTCTCCGGCGGCTGGCGCATGCGCGCGGCGCTGGCGGGCCTGCTGCTCCAGGACCCGGACCTGCTGCTGCTGGACGAGCCCACGAACCACCTGGACGTGCCCACGCTCGCGTGGTTCGACGGGTTTTTGCGCCGCTCCAACAAGGCGATGGTGCTCATCTCCCACGACCGCGACTTCCTCAACCGGCAGATCAACCGGGTGGTGTCGCTGGAGATGGAGGGCGTGCGCGAGTACGCCGGCAACTACGAGGACTACAAGCGCCAGCGCGCGGAGGAGATGGTGCTCCTGCAGGCCCGGGCGGAGAAGGTGGAGCAGCGCCGCGCGGAGCTGCAGGGCTTCATCGACCGGTTCGGCGCGAAGGCCACCAAGGCGAAGCAGGCGCAGAGCCGCGCGAAGATGCTGGCCAAGCTGGAGAAGGTCCAGGTCCTGGAAGAGCGCCAGACGATGAAGTTCCGCTTCCCGGAAGTGGAGCGCTCGGGCCGCGACGTGGTGTTGATGGAGGGCATCACCAAGCGCTACGGCGCGCTCACCGTCTACGACGGGCTGAACGCGCGGCTGGAGCGGGGCCAGCGCATCGCCGTGGTGGGCGCGAACGGCGCGGGCAAGACGACGCTGCTCAAGATGGTCGCGGGCGAGCTGGCGCCGGACACGGGCAAGGTGTCCCTGGGGCACAACGTGGTGGTGGGCTATTACGCGCAGCACCACGCGGACAAGCTGGACCGCCACAACACCATCATCGAAGAGGTGCGGCCCCTGGCGGCGGACAAGCCGGAGAGCTACGTGCGCGGCGTGCTGGGCGCGTTCCTCTTCAGCGGCGACGACGTGGACAAGCCCATCGGCGTGCTGAGCGGTGGCGAGCGCGCGCGCGTGGCCCTGGCGAAGCTGCTGCTCATCCCGTCCAACTTCCTCCTGATGGACGAGCCGACGAACCACCTGGACCTGGACTCGTCGGAGATGCTGATTGAAGCGCTGAAGCTGTACGGCGGCACGCTGCTGTTCGTGAGCCACAACCGCAGCTTCATCAACAACCTGTGCACGCACGTCTGGGAGGTGGCGGACGGCAAGCTCACGTCGCACCCGGGCAACCTGGACGAATACCTCTACCACCAGGAGCAGCTGCGCCTGGCGGCGGAGGGCGCGGACACGGGCGCGTCGAACGGGAAGGGCGGGGCGGCGGGCTCGGGCCCGGTGTCGGAGAAGGAGCGCAAGCGCCTGGAGGCGGAGGCGCGCCAGCGTCGCTCCGTGGTGGAGGGCCCCATCAAGAAGGAGATCGCGAAGCTGGAGGAGCGCATCGCGAAGGTGGAGGCCGAGCAGAAGGACCGCGAGGGGCAGCTCGCGGATCCGGTGCTCTACAACGACTTCGCCCGGGCGAAGCCGCTGATGGATGCGCACCGCGCGGGCAAGGAGGAGCTGGAGGACCTCTATGCCCGCTGGGAGGCCGCGCAGGAGAAGCTGGCGGCGGCGCAGGCCTGA